The following is a genomic window from Methanoplanus sp. FWC-SCC4.
TCTTGCCCGTCTTGTAATCCGCAGAACTCTCAGGATGATGAATGAGATTGGATTAAAAGACGATCTTGCTGATCTCATTGAAAGACAGATGAGGAGCATAGGCATTGATTCTTTTGAACAGGACATAAGCATTGTTCGCGAAATTGTCGCAAATGAGGTCATAAAATATGAACAGACAATGGAGCGTGGTGCAAGAATTGTGCAGAAGATTGCAGCCGGTTATAAAAAGGAGAATAAACCTGTTCCCTTAAAAGAACTGATAACACTCTATGACTCTCACGGACTTCCTCCGGAAATCGTAAGGGATGTTGCAGCTAAAGAAGGAGCAGAAGTTGAACTCCCTGATAATTTCTATTCACTTGTTGCAGATTTACATTCAGAATCTGATGATGAGGTAAAGGAAGATCCCTATGCGGGCATACGCCAGAGAGTCAGTGCATTGCCTCCAACAAGAAGATTATATTATGAACAGGTTGCAGATACCGAGTTTGAAGCTATGGTCATTGATCAGTTTGAAGATTATGTTGTTCTTGACCAGACTCTATTTTATCCGGAAGGCGGAGGTCAGCCTGCGGATATAGGAAATCTTGTTTCAAATGAGATGATGGTTAAGGTTGAGAATACTTTCAAGATCGGCGATGTAATTCTTCACAAAGTTAAGGGAGAAAAGCTTAAGCGTGGAACCCCTGTCAAAGGTGTTGTTGATGAAGATTACCGCTGGACAATGATGAGGCATCACACTGCAACTCACATATTACTTCATGCTGCAAAAGAAGTTCTTGGCGTTCATGTTCATCAGGCAGGTGCACAGAAAGGATATGAGAGTTCAAGAATGGATCTCCGTCATTTCAGGCACATCACAGCTGATGAATTGAAAAGAATTGAGATTGCTGCCAACCGCCTGATTTATTCAAATGTACATGTTTACACCGAATGGGAAGACCGTACCCGTGCTGAGCAGAAATATGGATTTTGCCTATACCAGGGTGGTGTCCCTCCCGGTAAAGAGATACGTATTGTAAAAGTATCAGGAGATGTACAGGCATGTGCAGGAACACATTGCCGCAATACCGGAGAGGTTGGAAGTATCAAGATAATCCGTGTAGAGCATGTTCAGGATGGCATAGAAAGAATTGAATTTGCTGCAGGTCTTTCTGCTGTTAGATATATGCAGAAAGTTGAAAACCTTCTTGATGTTTCAGCAGATGCTCTGAGCGTGCAGCGTGAGAATCTGCCTTCTTCTGTGGAACGTTTCTTCATGGAATGGAAGGAGCAGAAAAAACAGATCGAGAAAATTCAAAATGAGCTTGTTGAACTAAAATTGAATTCGATTGAAGCGGAAAATATCAAAGGTATTCCTGTTGCAGTACATGAGATTGACGCATCTCCAAAGGAGCTTGTATCAATCGCAACCCGTTTTGCAAATGAAGGCGGAGTAGGTTTGATTGTCGGTGGAGATGAGAGAATTCATGTTGTTGCTGCATCGGGAGTCGGTTCGGTAAATGCGGGAGAAATTGTAAAAACCGTATGCAATATTCTGGGCGGCAAAGGCGGCGGCAAACCGGGTCTTGCTCAGGGTGTTGGAAATGACCGGACACAGATCCAAAATGCATTGTCTGCAGGAAAAGAGCTTATATCAAAACTAATCTAATATTGGACTTAAATGACTGATGGTGTAGTTCTGCTTGAACCCGGAGACGAGAGGGCAAAAAAGATTGGAAAGGCTATGGCAAGCCAGACCGTAAATGAAATCCTTGCCCTTCTAAAAACCGGGGATCTCACTCTTTCAGAGATTGCAGAACAACTTAATCAGCCGATGACCACTGTGAAGTATCATGTTGAAAATGTGCTTGATGCCGGTCTTATTGAAGTTAAACATATAAAATATAGTGAAAAGGGCAGAGAAGTAAAGATATACGGTTTATGTGATCAGGTGGTGATAGTGTCTCCTGGCACAAAAGATCTTAGATCAATACTTTTAAAGTATGCTTCTCTGTTCAGTATTTTTGTTCTTGCCACTGTTTTAGTCGGAGCAATGTCGGGTACATTTTTTTCCGGTTTTATACAGACTCAGGATATTACAGTTCAGGACTCCGTGTTCGAATATGCATCGCCTGAAATTATTGCATATGGATTAGATAATAATTCTTATGAGACAACGCCGGAAATGCTTAAAAAGATCTCTGTGGTGCAGGCTTCATATAATGAGAGCAGAAGTACAGGTGGGCAATATGCAAAAGGTGATGCCTTACTTTTATCTGCAAAAGATAAAACAACAGAGGCTCCTTATGATGCAATAAATATTATTGTAATTGCTTTCTTCATGGGAGGCTGCCTGGTGCTTTTAATTTTGGGAATGTATGAGGCAGTAATCTGGAGAAGGGAAAGAAAATACTGGGAGAGTCTGAACCAAAAAAGTGAGAAATAATATCTGTCTTAATTTTTTATATGACAATTCAAACAATGTCTAAATAAAATCCCTCTTTAAATATGTCCCCAATTTAAAATGAATTGACAAGCAGAGAGAAATTATTTTTATCAATATTTTTCCGAAAAAATATAATTTTTAGATAGATGTTCATTCACGGTAAAGGGATACCACTTCACCGATTACAATAATTGCCGGAGGTTTAACTCCCACTTGTTTTGCCTTGTCAGAAATATCTGATAATATTCCTGTCGTAACCCTTTGATCAGGTCTCATACCCCTTTCAATAATTGCAACAGGCTTTTTATCATCCATGCCATTATCAATCAGTGCTTTTGTAATATTCGGGAGGTTTTTTACACCCATCAGGATTACTATTGTGCCTGGTGAATCTGCAAGCCATTTCCAGTTGACTGCGGACTCTTCTTTTGTTGGATCTTCGTGGCCTGTTAAAAAAGTAACCTGGGATGCAAACTTTCTGTGTGTTACAGGAATACCGACACACTCGGGTACGGCAATTGCACTAGTGACACCCGGAACCATTTCTACTTCTATTCCGTGTTCATGAAGTGTTTCCATTTCTTCTCCTCCCCTTCCGAAGAGGAATGGATCTCCTCCTTTTAAACGTACGACAGTTTTGCCATCCTTGGCATATTTCACCATCAAAAGTTCAATTTCATCCTGTTCTTTTGTATGCTTCCCGCCAAATTTTCCAACATCCACTTTTTCAACATCGGGAAGAGATGATAAAACATCATCACCCGGAAGCTGATCATACAAAATTACATCAGCCATTTCGATAACTTCCCTTGCACGATATGTCATAAGTCCAAGACCGCCCGGTCCTGAACCAACCAGATATACTTTACCAGTCATTTTTTCACCAATTTTATTCAAAAATAATTTTTATTTATTAGATACCGAGATTCTGACGGGCTTCTTCTATTAAATCAGAAGCCATGCCGCGAAGTTTCTGGCCGATAAGGTGACCTTCCTCAATTGATTCGCCATTATCCTCAATTCTCTCCCAACGCTTACCGTCAAGAGAAAGAACTTCCGCAATCAAAAATCCGTCTTTGCAGTATACGCCCTGGGGTGTGAAACATCCGCCGCCTATCTCCTCCATTACCGCACGTTCAACCTCCGTATCGATTCTTGTCTGAGGGTGATCAAGAACTGAAAGCTGTTTTACAAGTTCAGGGTCATCACGGCAGACTACTGCAATTGTACCCTGATTCGGGGATGGAACATACCACTGACACAAAAGACGTGTTCCCGGAAGATCCATTGAAAGACGCTGCATTCCTGCCTCTGCAAGAACTATTGCATCATATTCTCCTTCTCTTAATTTACGAAGGCGTGTGTCAACATTTCCACGGAGTTCTTTAATTTCTGCATTCAGATTTCCTCTCTTCAGCTGTGCAGTCCTTCTTGTGCTTGAAGTTCCAATAATTTTGATTTCTTCCAGGGGGCATTCATGTACCAGAAAATCAGCAGGAGAATCCCGCTCAAGTACTGCGCATGTAGTGACTCCTGTTGGCCTTTGTGCCGGGATATCTTTCATGCTATGAACTGCAAAATCAACTTCTCCTGTTATAATGGCATCATCAAGAGCTCTTACAAATATGCCCTGTCCCCCTACTTTGTGAAGAGGGACATCTGTTTTGTCATCTCCTACAGTTTTTATAATGACAATTTCTGTATCGATTCCTTTTTCTGCAAGGATCTTACATACACGTTCTGTCTGTGCCATTGCAAGGCGTGAGCCTCTGGTTCCCAATTTTAAAGGCATTTGTTATAGGCTCCACTTATATACTCAATGTCTTCTTCTGTGTGTGCAGCGGATACAAAATTTGTCTCAAACTGAGATGGCGGTAGAAAGACTCCTGACTGCAACATTTTTTTCCAGAAATCTGCATACTTTTCAGTGTTACTCTCTTTGGCCTGAACATAATTCTTAGGCGGTTTTTCCCTGAAGAACAGCTTAAAGATGGAACCGAGACGTACAAAAGAATCCCTGTATTTTTCTGGTAGTGATTCATGAATTATCTTAGTATATCCGTCAAGCCTTTCGTAAAGCCGGCTGTTATCGTGAATGTAGTTAAGCATCGCAATACCTGATGCGAGAGTGAGTGGATTCCCGCTGAAAGTTCCTGCCTGATATACCGGTCCTGCAGGTGCAACCATCTCCATTATCTCACGTCTTCCACCAAAGACCCCGATTGGAAGTCCTCCTCCAACGATCTTTCCCAGGGTTGTAATGTCCGGTTTAATATCGTATTTTACCTGTGCTCCACCAATTCCAAGACGGTATCCGCAGATTACTTCATCACAGATGAGTAAAACATCATTTTCCTCTGTTATTTTTCTGACTTCCTTTAGATAGCCATCTTCCGGAAGAATCGGGCCTATGTTTCCCATTACAGGTTCAATTATGAATGCAGCAACATTATTGTTTTTTGCCAACAGGTTTTCGAGTGACTCTATGTCATTGTATGGAACCTGTGCTGTATGAGATACGATTTCTGGTATTACTCCTGCTGAATCAGGAACGCCCATTGTTGTTGCACCTGATCCTGCCTGAATTAACACCCCGTCATGTGCACCATGAAAACCGCCTTCAACCTTGATTATATCTTTTTTGCCGGAATACCCTCTTGCAAGGCGTATCGCTGCCATTGTTGCCTCAGAACCGCTCGAAACAAAACGGCACATGTCCATGGAAGGATGGTCGCCTGTTACTATCTTTGCAAGTTTTATTTCAGCTTCTGCAGGAGTTCCGAAAAGCCATCCGTTATCAAGCTGATCTTTTATTGCCGATTTAACAAAAGGATGTGCATGACCAAGTAAAAGAGGGCCGTAGCCCATACAGCAGTCTATCAGGGAATCTCCATCTTCTGTGTATATTTTAGACCCTTCTGCCCTTTTTGTATAGAACGGGTATGGCTTTATGGCACGTACCGGACTGCTGACACCTCCGGGTATCAGTGTTTTTGCTGTTTCAAATAATTCACTGCTCTTCATCAATCCACCTCGCTGCATCTTCAGCAAAATAAGTTATAATTAAATCCGCTCCCGCACGTTTTATTGAGACAAGGCTTTCCATTGCAACTTTTCTCTCATCCAGCCATCCGTTCTGTGATGCGGCTTTAATCATAGAATATTCGCCGCTGACCTGATATGCCGCAACCGGAAGGCCCAGGGATGACACCGACATTATTACATCGTGGTAAAAGCCGGCAGGTTTGACCATCAATATGTCGGCTCCCTCACAGAGATCCATTTCAGATTCAAGATAGGCTTCTCTAGCGTTTTCTGCTCTCATCTGGTATGTGGAACGATCTCCAAATGACATCCCGGAATCTGCAGCATCCCTGAAAGGACCGTAAAGTGCACTTGCAAATTTGGTTGAATATGACATAATAGGTAATTCCTCAAATCCCTCACAGTCAAGTGCTTCTCTGATTGTTACTACC
Proteins encoded in this region:
- the hemC gene encoding hydroxymethylbilane synthase, whose translation is MPLKLGTRGSRLAMAQTERVCKILAEKGIDTEIVIIKTVGDDKTDVPLHKVGGQGIFVRALDDAIITGEVDFAVHSMKDIPAQRPTGVTTCAVLERDSPADFLVHECPLEEIKIIGTSSTRRTAQLKRGNLNAEIKELRGNVDTRLRKLREGEYDAIVLAEAGMQRLSMDLPGTRLLCQWYVPSPNQGTIAVVCRDDPELVKQLSVLDHPQTRIDTEVERAVMEEIGGGCFTPQGVYCKDGFLIAEVLSLDGKRWERIEDNGESIEEGHLIGQKLRGMASDLIEEARQNLGI
- the alaS gene encoding alanine--tRNA ligase produces the protein MLEEEYQLEYFKSQGLVRKICSKCGSAFWTRNPEREDCGDAPCVPYSFIGNPVFKPHSLDEMREAYLSFFENQGHTRIKRYPVAARWRDDIYLTIASIADFQPFVTSGVVPPPANPLTISQSCIRLNDLDSVGRSGRHLTTFEMMAHHAFNSDSEEIYWKDRTVELCDQFIESIGGDLKDVTYKEHPWIGGGNAGPSVEVMIGGLEIATLVFMSLGKTRNDKEPVMLEGTAYYPIDLRIVDTGYGLERLVWASKGSPTIYDAIFPEMVNDLMVSAGIEALLDDPEFTRILGMNARYAGLMDITGSNLVSMRKKVAENIGVSYEKLQSIMEPVERIYAITDHTRCLAYMLGDCIVPSNAQEGYLARLVIRRTLRMMNEIGLKDDLADLIERQMRSIGIDSFEQDISIVREIVANEVIKYEQTMERGARIVQKIAAGYKKENKPVPLKELITLYDSHGLPPEIVRDVAAKEGAEVELPDNFYSLVADLHSESDDEVKEDPYAGIRQRVSALPPTRRLYYEQVADTEFEAMVIDQFEDYVVLDQTLFYPEGGGQPADIGNLVSNEMMVKVENTFKIGDVILHKVKGEKLKRGTPVKGVVDEDYRWTMMRHHTATHILLHAAKEVLGVHVHQAGAQKGYESSRMDLRHFRHITADELKRIEIAANRLIYSNVHVYTEWEDRTRAEQKYGFCLYQGGVPPGKEIRIVKVSGDVQACAGTHCRNTGEVGSIKIIRVEHVQDGIERIEFAAGLSAVRYMQKVENLLDVSADALSVQRENLPSSVERFFMEWKEQKKQIEKIQNELVELKLNSIEAENIKGIPVAVHEIDASPKELVSIATRFANEGGVGLIVGGDERIHVVAASGVGSVNAGEIVKTVCNILGGKGGGKPGLAQGVGNDRTQIQNALSAGKELISKLI
- the hemL gene encoding glutamate-1-semialdehyde 2,1-aminomutase, whose product is MKSSELFETAKTLIPGGVSSPVRAIKPYPFYTKRAEGSKIYTEDGDSLIDCCMGYGPLLLGHAHPFVKSAIKDQLDNGWLFGTPAEAEIKLAKIVTGDHPSMDMCRFVSSGSEATMAAIRLARGYSGKKDIIKVEGGFHGAHDGVLIQAGSGATTMGVPDSAGVIPEIVSHTAQVPYNDIESLENLLAKNNNVAAFIIEPVMGNIGPILPEDGYLKEVRKITEENDVLLICDEVICGYRLGIGGAQVKYDIKPDITTLGKIVGGGLPIGVFGGRREIMEMVAPAGPVYQAGTFSGNPLTLASGIAMLNYIHDNSRLYERLDGYTKIIHESLPEKYRDSFVRLGSIFKLFFREKPPKNYVQAKESNTEKYADFWKKMLQSGVFLPPSQFETNFVSAAHTEEDIEYISGAYNKCL
- the cobA gene encoding uroporphyrinogen-III C-methyltransferase; the protein is MTGKVYLVGSGPGGLGLMTYRAREVIEMADVILYDQLPGDDVLSSLPDVEKVDVGKFGGKHTKEQDEIELLMVKYAKDGKTVVRLKGGDPFLFGRGGEEMETLHEHGIEVEMVPGVTSAIAVPECVGIPVTHRKFASQVTFLTGHEDPTKEESAVNWKWLADSPGTIVILMGVKNLPNITKALIDNGMDDKKPVAIIERGMRPDQRVTTGILSDISDKAKQVGVKPPAIIVIGEVVSLYRE
- a CDS encoding ArsR/SmtB family transcription factor; this translates as MTDGVVLLEPGDERAKKIGKAMASQTVNEILALLKTGDLTLSEIAEQLNQPMTTVKYHVENVLDAGLIEVKHIKYSEKGREVKIYGLCDQVVIVSPGTKDLRSILLKYASLFSIFVLATVLVGAMSGTFFSGFIQTQDITVQDSVFEYASPEIIAYGLDNNSYETTPEMLKKISVVQASYNESRSTGGQYAKGDALLLSAKDKTTEAPYDAINIIVIAFFMGGCLVLLILGMYEAVIWRRERKYWESLNQKSEK